In Stanieria sp. NIES-3757, the DNA window AATCTACCTACACCTACTATGACAGGAGGTTGGTCTGGTGCGAACCAAGGATGATTTACTGATTCGTTAACTTTTTGGGCTATTTCTGGGGTAAAGACAGGATTATGAATTACCTTAATTAATTGAGGAGGTAGACCTAATTTGATTAAATCATCGGCTACACCTTGAGAAACGGGAACAATTGCATTCGACCAAGGATAAAATAAACGAACCATTAAAGGAGCTAACCGTTTTTTTAAACTAGTTCCATATCTAAATTCTTGTGAAACAGTATTTTGAACGTTCACTACCACTTTGGTTGTAACACGAGCTAAATGCTTTGCTGCGATCGCAATTACATTAGTATCTTCTAGACTAGAAAGTAAAGCTTTTGGTTGTTCTCGTTTTAGGTAATTAACTAAGTCCCTAATACTAGCGAGGAGACGTTTGCCACCAAAATCAATCATGTTAATTTGAGGATCGACTAGCGGAACAAAAGGACCTTCACGTTTAACTAAAATTAGGTCAACTGGAATTCCTTGTCGAACTAAACCATTCATTAAATTGACCATCGATCTTTCTGCACCGCCTCCATCTAAGGAGGTTAAAAAAACTGTTAATTTTGCCATTTTTGACTTAGATTTTTTTATTTAATTAAAGGATAAATTATTAATGATTTTTCTTGAAACATAATAGATTGCTCGCAATCTAATCAAAATTTTTTCTTTAATAGTTAAAGAATTAAAATAATCTTGAAATAAGTGTTGATTAAAATCGGAAATTTGATAATACCAAATCAAAGATAAACTTACAGCAATATATTTATTGGTAAGCTTCTTTAAAGGTGGAAAATTATGTTTAAGCCAATAACTTAGTAGTACATAGATTTTCGCCTTAGTTTGTTGATGATTTTTGTTGAAAGTAAAGCGGTTATTTGAGTGAATTCTTTGTAAAACTAAAGGTTTACCTAACACAAAACCTGGGCTTAAATATAATGCAGCGTGTTGTAAGTAAGAATCACCAATACTAATCCCTTTTCCTTCAGGCATCGGTAAGATTTGCTCGAGTAAAGAGCGATTAAAACACAATCCCGAAGTAGGGGGAATTTCAAAATAATTAGCTGTACCTGAAATTTTGCCTTGCTGGATACTTGCTCTCAAGTCACATTTAAAAGAAGGATTTTTAGGACTATTATCTAATTGCTGCTTGTCATTTTGAGCAACTAATTGAACATCGTGAAAACACCAGTTTAATTCGGGATGGTTCTGTAAAGTATTTACTACTTCTGCTACCTTTTCAGGTACAAATATATCATCAGCATCGAGAAAACAAATTATTTCTCCAGAACTCGCAGCAAAGCCTGCATTAAAAGCAGAAGCTTGACCACCATTTTCTTTAAAAATTGGAATGATTTTTCCTTGAAAGTGATCAATGATTGTTCGAGAATTATCAGTAGAACCATCATCAACCACAATAATTTCTATGGGTTGATAAGTTTGTTTTAAAGCACTATCAATTGCTTCAGCAATAAAACTTGCATAATTATAATTATTAATTATGATACTAACCAGAGGTTTTGTTTTCATTGTTAATACATAAGATTAATAACTTTAGCGATTTTTAAATAAACCATTTAAAGTCATTGCTTTGGTCATTACCAAACCCATTGGACGAGCTGGAGGATACAGAAAACACATCACATAATCGGCAAAGCCATAAGAAAGCACTGTAGCGATCGCTGCTCCAACTGCTCCATAAATAGGAATCAACCACCAATTGAGAAGAATATTTAAGATTGCACCTGAGACACTAGCTGCTAGAGCAAATTTAGTTAATTCTTCTGTAGCAATCCAAACTTCTTTGATGTATCCCAAAAAACCAAACACTGAAGCCCAAATATGGATAGATAAAACCGCTCCTGCTGCTGCATAATCCGTACCAAACACCAATATTACTAAAGGTGTAGCTAAAAAAGTCATTGGTATGGCGATCGCATAAACAATGAGAGTTAATAAATTAGCAAGTCTCTGAATTTTTTGGTAATAAAGCTCTTGACTAACTTGTTTAGCACTAATAATTGCAGGAGAAAAAGACTTCACAATTGCCAAGATCAGAATAGGCCATGCTTCTGAAAGTTTCACTGCTGCCGAATAAACTCCTACCTCTTGATCGCTCGCTAATTGACCAAGCATAATTTGATCGATACGGAGATAGACTACAATGGCTAAACTGGATAAAATTAGCGGCCAGCTTACTCTCAGCATCTGTTTGGCTCTGAGGAATTTACCCCGCCAGTTAATAATTTTGCCTGTAGTTTTTTGATAAGCGATCGCCATAAAAATATTGGAAATCAAGCTTTCGATCAAAAATGTCCACGCAAAAGCGATTAAAGAGCCTCCTGTTTCTAGCAAGACCACTCTAACTACCGAAATGATCAAAAATGAAGTATTTCTTGCCCAAACACCATATTTTGCTTGTACCTGGGACTGAAATAGCTGATCTACGATATCAATTGGTTGAAAGACAAGTCGCAGAGCTAAAATTAGGACTAAAATTTGACTTAGTTGATCTTCAGGACGAAGCACGAAAATTGAGATTAGACTGAGTAAGAAAGTTCCTACTCCAGCAAGGGATTTTAAAACAAAAGCTGTGCCTAAAATCTCATCTTTTCGCTCTGGCTCACTGACTAAATCTCTAATTAAAATTTGATTTAAGCCTAAATCAGCTAAATTACCAAACAGATCTATAAAAGCTATTCCATAATTCAACAAACCAAATTGAGCAGTTCCTAAATATCTGGCAATCCAAGCTAAGACGACAAAACCGACCACCATTCGCAAAACTCTTTCAATGACCAGCCAACTGATATTGCTGATAATTTTTCTGAAGTTTGGGCTGCTCAGTTTTTTAGAAAAAATCAAGAGCTTTTTACGCATCAACTCGCTTTAATTTTTAATTGTTTTGATTTTCATTTGACCGAGTTAAGGCAGTCAAATATTTGTTACCGTAGTTTTTGGCGTAAGCTTTGCCATGATAGTAGTAACTATCTGGTTCATATTTAGTAACTACTCCATTGACAACTAAGCCCAGAATATTTTGTTTTGATTGTTCTAAGATTTCTCTACTAGCGTTAGCACTAGCAGGCTCAATTACACCAGGACGAACTACCATTAAAATACCATCTGCAAATTTACCAACTGTTAGGGCATCAGCAAATAATAATAACGGTGGAGTATCAAAAATAATTAAGTCATAATCTTGTTGTAATTCCTCAACTAGCGATCGCATTTGGGGAGAGTTTAGTAAAGCCAATGAATTAGGTAAGGTTTTACCCGCCGTCAAAACGTCTAAATTGGGAACAACTGATTTAATTGCTTGGGTTAAGTAATTTTGGTCTTGAAGTATATCGAGTAACCCAACTGAGTTGTCTAATTCCCAAATTTCTTGTTGCTGGGGATTATGGACATCAGCATCGATTAGAAGTACCTTTTTACCTAATTGAGCGCTCGCAGTAGCTAGATTAGAAGCTACAGTTGATTTTCCTTCTTGAGGGATTGAACTAGTAACGACAATCGAGCTTAAATTTTCCTGATGAGTAAGAAATTCTAAATTAGCATGTACCATACGGTAGGCTTCACTCATCAGAGAATGAGGCACTTCTTGAACTAAACGTCCTGGTACACTAGGTTCTTCCATCTCCACCCCTGGTAAAAATTTCTGTGGTTGAGAATGAGGAATCATTCCTAACAGTTTGTAGTTCAACAGACTGCGTACTTCTTTGGTGGTTTTTAAGGAAGGATCTCTTAATTCAAGAATAAAAGCTGTGATCACATAAAACAAACTACCAGCTAATATTCCAGCAGCTAACATCGCCGACTTGCTTAAAGTTACAGGATATTCTGACGCGAGCGCAGGACTGACTATTTGAGCATTATTAACATTCTGATTTTCAGCAATTTGTGCTTGTTGAAGATTTTT includes these proteins:
- a CDS encoding Glycosyl transferase, group 1 — protein: MAKLTVFLTSLDGGGAERSMVNLMNGLVRQGIPVDLILVKREGPFVPLVDPQINMIDFGGKRLLASIRDLVNYLKREQPKALLSSLEDTNVIAIAAKHLARVTTKVVVNVQNTVSQEFRYGTSLKKRLAPLMVRLFYPWSNAIVPVSQGVADDLIKLGLPPQLIKVIHNPVFTPEIAQKVNESVNHPWFAPDQPPVIVGVGRLDKQKDFPTLIRALALVRQQIPARLMILGEGSDRLSLEALIKQLNLTEAVALPGFVDNPYAYMAKAKVFVLSSLYEGLPTVLIEAMAGGTSVVATNCPSGPWEILAGGKYGKLVEIGDVEGIAQAIINTLRQPLDSHLLKQRAFEYSLEKSVEKYTRILQID
- a CDS encoding putative glycosyl transferase; the protein is MKTKPLVSIIINNYNYASFIAEAIDSALKQTYQPIEIIVVDDGSTDNSRTIIDHFQGKIIPIFKENGGQASAFNAGFAASSGEIICFLDADDIFVPEKVAEVVNTLQNHPELNWCFHDVQLVAQNDKQQLDNSPKNPSFKCDLRASIQQGKISGTANYFEIPPTSGLCFNRSLLEQILPMPEGKGISIGDSYLQHAALYLSPGFVLGKPLVLQRIHSNNRFTFNKNHQQTKAKIYVLLSYWLKHNFPPLKKLTNKYIAVSLSLIWYYQISDFNQHLFQDYFNSLTIKEKILIRLRAIYYVSRKIINNLSFN
- a CDS encoding putative polysaccharide biosynthesis protein; this encodes MRKKLLIFSKKLSSPNFRKIISNISWLVIERVLRMVVGFVVLAWIARYLGTAQFGLLNYGIAFIDLFGNLADLGLNQILIRDLVSEPERKDEILGTAFVLKSLAGVGTFLLSLISIFVLRPEDQLSQILVLILALRLVFQPIDIVDQLFQSQVQAKYGVWARNTSFLIISVVRVVLLETGGSLIAFAWTFLIESLISNIFMAIAYQKTTGKIINWRGKFLRAKQMLRVSWPLILSSLAIVVYLRIDQIMLGQLASDQEVGVYSAAVKLSEAWPILILAIVKSFSPAIISAKQVSQELYYQKIQRLANLLTLIVYAIAIPMTFLATPLVILVFGTDYAAAGAVLSIHIWASVFGFLGYIKEVWIATEELTKFALAASVSGAILNILLNWWLIPIYGAVGAAIATVLSYGFADYVMCFLYPPARPMGLVMTKAMTLNGLFKNR